One Cervus canadensis isolate Bull #8, Minnesota chromosome 31, ASM1932006v1, whole genome shotgun sequence genomic region harbors:
- the LOC122432427 gene encoding brain acid soluble protein 1-like, producing the protein MDGKQKEREGTDKEVNSDPTCRGVGKAVHQNDRGPVPQSPPYAQRPDTPRGQATGDTPRGQAHPGHTQRPGTPRTHPEAMAMGDTPRGHGNGGHAQRPGKGDTPTAAGAWPSSRSEGKPSGHEAPAQPRINKLQTPHSSASEVPASSSQAALPVGPP; encoded by the exons ATGGATGggaagcagaaagaaagagaaggaactgACAAGGAGGTGAACTCAG atcccacgtgccgtgggGTGGGCAAGGCCGTGCACCAGAACGACCGAGGCCCCGTGCCCCAGAGCCCGCCCTACGCCCAGAGGCCAGACACGCCCAGAGGCCAGGCAACTGGGGACACGCCCAGAGGCCAGGCACACCCAGGACACACCCAGAGGCCAGGCACACCCAGGACACACCCAGAGGCCATGGCAATGGGGGACACGCCCAGAGGCCATGGCAACGGGGGACACGCCCAGAGGCCAGGCAAGGGGGACACGCCCACCGCGGCGGGAGCGTGGCCCAGCTCCCGCAGCGAGGGGAAGCCGAGCGGCCacgaagccccagcacagccaagaataaataaactgCAAACACCCCACAGCTCAGCGTCTGAAGTCCCCGCATCTTCGTCCCAAGCTGCCCTTCCCGTTGGCCCACCGTGA